The following coding sequences lie in one Mycobacterium sp. 050128 genomic window:
- the rbpA gene encoding RNA polymerase-binding protein RbpA, whose product MADRVLRGSRLGAVSYETDRNHDLAPRQLAKYRTENGEEFEVPFADDADIPGTWLCRNGMEGTLIEGDLPEPKKVKPPRTHWDMLLERRSVEELEELLKERLELIRSKRRG is encoded by the coding sequence ATGGCTGATCGTGTACTGAGGGGCAGTCGCCTCGGAGCCGTGAGCTATGAGACCGACCGCAACCACGACCTGGCGCCCCGTCAGCTCGCGAAGTACCGCACCGAGAACGGCGAGGAATTCGAGGTTCCGTTCGCCGACGACGCCGACATCCCCGGCACCTGGCTGTGCCGCAACGGCATGGAAGGCACCCTGATCGAGGGCGACCTACCCGAGCCCAAAAAGGTCAAGCCGCCGCGCACCCACTGGGACATGCTGCTGGAGCGCCGCTCCGTCGAAGAACTCGAAGAACTGCTCAAGGAGCGCCTCGAGCTGATCCGCTCGAAGCGACGCGGCTGA